A region of Ignatzschineria larvae DSM 13226 DNA encodes the following proteins:
- a CDS encoding ImmA/IrrE family metallo-endopeptidase, with protein sequence MSTFNFSPTVLEWAANNINISWESLAEEIVTAKTKREEKLQAAYDGKLTLKQAEKISQKTNTPFGFLFLQEPPKLEKLTIPDLRTITQSNPLSNDFYDTLEDIYKKVEWYRTYLETEGELEPHSFVGRFSFNKNLSVERVVEDIRHTINVDSKFFETDSKSHYYQALTSKIENIGILVFTNGVVKNNPRRKLNIAEFRGFAIADKYVPAVFINNSDTLSAQLFTLMHEIAHIWLGKSGVSDANEGSEVERFCNKVSAEFLMPTKLFLEKWTFDQYEALTYDSLSRIAEYFKVSVFAVAVKAKQLHLITDHGVNQIKAEAIAKYQMKRLSNGGNFYATLPYRNSKTFTNVLVNQALSQQMLLRDAASMLNVKPNTIMQLYLRQQ encoded by the coding sequence ATGAGTACATTTAATTTTTCTCCAACAGTTTTAGAGTGGGCCGCTAATAATATTAATATTAGTTGGGAGAGCTTGGCTGAAGAAATTGTGACAGCCAAAACAAAACGAGAAGAGAAATTACAAGCAGCCTATGATGGGAAGCTGACTTTAAAACAGGCAGAAAAAATATCTCAAAAGACGAATACGCCTTTTGGTTTTTTATTTTTACAAGAGCCACCTAAGTTAGAAAAGTTAACGATTCCGGATTTGCGCACGATCACTCAAAGCAACCCATTATCGAATGATTTTTATGATACTTTAGAAGATATTTATAAAAAAGTGGAGTGGTATAGAACCTATCTGGAAACAGAGGGAGAATTAGAACCACATTCTTTCGTCGGGAGATTCTCTTTTAACAAAAATTTATCTGTCGAGAGGGTAGTTGAAGATATCCGTCATACAATAAACGTAGATTCTAAGTTTTTTGAAACGGATAGTAAGAGTCATTATTATCAGGCCTTAACTTCTAAAATAGAAAATATAGGCATCTTAGTATTTACCAATGGGGTTGTTAAGAATAATCCTAGACGAAAATTGAATATTGCAGAATTTAGAGGCTTTGCGATAGCGGATAAATATGTGCCTGCCGTATTTATCAATAATTCTGATACGTTGTCGGCACAATTATTTACTCTAATGCATGAGATTGCCCATATTTGGCTCGGAAAAAGTGGTGTTTCGGATGCGAATGAGGGAAGCGAGGTAGAGCGATTTTGTAATAAAGTTTCAGCAGAGTTTTTAATGCCCACAAAGCTTTTTTTAGAAAAGTGGACGTTTGATCAATATGAAGCATTAACCTATGATTCCTTATCTCGTATAGCAGAGTATTTTAAGGTGAGTGTCTTTGCTGTAGCGGTAAAAGCCAAACAACTTCATTTAATAACAGATCATGGAGTGAATCAGATTAAGGCTGAGGCTATTGCCAAATATCAAATGAAGCGCCTTTCAAATGGCGGTAATTTTTATGCCACGCTTCCTTATAGAAATAGCAAAACTTTTACTAATGTCCTAGTTAATCAAGCGCTATCACAGCAGATGTTACTACGAGATGCGGCATCTATGTTAAATGTAAAACCCAATACGATTATGCAGTTATATTTGAGACAGCAATAA
- a CDS encoding UvrD-helicase domain-containing protein, with translation MSYLEQLNENQYEAVTAPLGPVRVLAGAGSGKTRVLISRITWLIETGQAEPHGILAVTFTNKAAFEMRSRLESTLKLSIRGMWIGTFHSLCHRMLRAHYREAGLIENFQIMDSDDQLRLCRRIVRAKEMDEKLYPPKLLASFINGNKEEGRRAEHLEAYGDYMTQNLIMLYQEYQNICNQSGLVDFAEILLRTVELLRTNAPLLKHYQSRFKFILVDEFQDTNSVQYAWLQLLSGQYRNLFVVGDDDQSIYGWRGAKIENILHFDRDFPDVTTVRLEQNYRSTKAILSAANAVIAKNTQRLDKALWTENDSAELITVYRGLDGHDEARYVIETIKERIKEGYRKSDMAILYRSNAQSRLFEEFLLRAQIPYRVYGGLRFFDRAEIKDVMAYLRMVNNPHDDVSLERSMTTPPKGIGPATMEQLREYATAHRLSLWDSLQYLLESQTLTTRVHNVLLAYYEQITDLMRQVEVMALDQFFNYVIERSNLKAHYKKEPLNRGEDRIDNLNELVSAASYYMTEDQQALAFEERLERQFDAELMEGAGLAPLDIEENEAVAEALELGTLDLLTENAPEEETITMTVVDDEAQVNSRSTKEMLEAFMGQTALDSSDTQASADEDSVQLMTLHASKGLEFPIVFLVGMEDGLFPSDPAIMDSTRLEEERRLAYVGITRAEKHLYLLGVEQRMLYGKTMKMSTSRFLRDIPENLLNVIGPAVSMKPFGMQSNSLNSGSGTAVDSEMGDYQVGQSVTHPKFGEGVIMGFEGVGASTRVIVQFAEAGRKVLVLGYARLTVI, from the coding sequence ATGAGTTATTTAGAGCAATTAAATGAAAATCAATATGAAGCGGTGACAGCACCGTTAGGTCCTGTTCGAGTATTAGCCGGTGCAGGTTCTGGAAAAACGCGGGTATTGATCTCGCGGATTACTTGGCTGATTGAAACAGGGCAAGCGGAACCCCACGGTATTTTAGCGGTAACCTTTACCAATAAGGCTGCTTTTGAGATGCGCTCTCGTCTTGAGAGTACGTTAAAACTCTCGATTCGAGGCATGTGGATCGGGACTTTTCACTCGCTCTGTCATCGAATGTTGCGTGCCCATTACCGGGAAGCAGGGCTTATTGAGAATTTCCAAATTATGGATAGCGATGATCAGCTTCGCCTCTGCCGGCGGATTGTGCGCGCGAAAGAGATGGATGAGAAGCTCTATCCCCCGAAATTACTCGCTTCTTTTATTAATGGTAATAAAGAGGAAGGTCGCCGAGCCGAGCATCTAGAAGCTTATGGCGATTATATGACGCAAAACCTCATTATGCTCTATCAAGAGTATCAAAATATCTGTAATCAATCGGGATTAGTGGATTTTGCGGAGATTCTACTGCGTACTGTGGAGTTATTGCGGACTAATGCGCCCCTTCTGAAACATTATCAATCTCGCTTTAAATTTATTCTTGTGGATGAGTTTCAAGATACTAATAGCGTGCAATATGCGTGGCTTCAGCTCTTATCAGGGCAATATCGCAATCTCTTTGTGGTGGGGGATGATGATCAGTCCATTTACGGTTGGCGTGGCGCGAAAATCGAGAATATTCTTCATTTTGATCGCGATTTCCCCGATGTGACAACGGTACGGCTAGAGCAGAATTATCGTTCCACTAAAGCGATCCTTTCGGCGGCTAATGCAGTCATTGCCAAAAATACCCAACGCCTTGATAAAGCGCTCTGGACAGAGAATGATTCTGCCGAATTAATTACGGTTTATCGCGGTTTAGATGGGCACGATGAAGCACGCTATGTCATTGAAACGATCAAAGAGCGCATTAAAGAGGGCTATCGCAAATCGGATATGGCGATTCTCTATCGTTCAAATGCGCAATCTCGCCTATTTGAAGAGTTTTTATTAAGAGCGCAGATTCCTTATCGTGTCTATGGTGGCTTACGCTTCTTTGATCGGGCTGAGATTAAAGATGTGATGGCCTATCTTCGTATGGTGAATAATCCTCACGATGATGTATCACTTGAGCGGAGTATGACAACACCGCCGAAAGGCATTGGGCCGGCGACAATGGAGCAATTGCGGGAATATGCTACGGCGCACCGTCTATCGCTTTGGGATTCATTGCAATATCTGTTAGAGAGTCAAACACTTACCACGCGCGTTCATAATGTTCTGCTAGCTTATTATGAGCAGATTACCGATTTGATGCGGCAAGTGGAGGTAATGGCTTTAGATCAATTCTTCAATTATGTGATTGAGCGCAGCAATCTGAAAGCGCATTACAAAAAAGAGCCACTCAATCGAGGTGAGGATCGCATTGATAACTTAAATGAGTTGGTATCTGCCGCAAGTTATTATATGACGGAAGATCAGCAAGCATTGGCATTTGAGGAGCGTTTAGAGCGACAATTTGATGCCGAATTGATGGAGGGTGCAGGTCTTGCGCCTTTAGATATTGAAGAGAATGAAGCGGTTGCCGAAGCATTAGAGTTAGGTACTTTAGATCTATTAACGGAAAATGCACCGGAAGAAGAAACAATCACGATGACCGTCGTAGATGATGAAGCTCAAGTGAATAGCCGTTCTACAAAAGAGATGTTAGAAGCTTTTATGGGGCAAACAGCACTTGATTCGAGTGATACCCAAGCGAGCGCCGATGAGGATAGTGTGCAATTAATGACGCTTCACGCCTCTAAGGGATTAGAGTTCCCGATTGTCTTTTTGGTGGGAATGGAAGATGGATTATTCCCAAGTGATCCGGCGATTATGGATAGTACCCGCCTAGAGGAAGAGCGCCGACTAGCCTATGTAGGCATTACTCGTGCAGAGAAGCATCTCTATCTCTTAGGTGTTGAACAGCGGATGCTCTATGGTAAAACGATGAAGATGTCTACCTCTCGTTTCTTACGGGATATCCCGGAAAATCTGCTGAATGTGATTGGTCCTGCGGTTTCAATGAAGCCATTTGGAATGCAATCCAATTCATTGAATTCAGGTTCCGGCACTGCTGTAGATTCAGAGATGGGGGATTATCAAGTAGGGCAATCGGTTACGCACCCTAAATTTGGAGAAGGTGTCATTATGGGCTTTGAAGGCGTGGGCGCAAGTACAAGAGTGATCGTCCAATTCGCCGAGGCCGGCCGAAAGGTACTCGTTTTAGGCTATGCGCGTCTGACCGTGATTTAA
- a CDS encoding DUF4411 family protein translates to MFWDMLLECAKRGIVCSTKSVYQEISPNQDELSDWINDELLPNYPLFFEDCSASLQSYATIMQWASVSARYTTVAKKEFASRTVADAFILAHALENDYGIITAEKPSNAKNKIKMPDVALEFNIPTLTLFDFLRKYAKNNFTL, encoded by the coding sequence ATGTTTTGGGATATGCTGCTAGAGTGCGCTAAACGGGGGATTGTTTGTAGTACTAAATCGGTCTATCAAGAAATTTCCCCTAACCAGGATGAGTTATCTGATTGGATTAATGATGAGTTATTGCCTAACTATCCTCTATTTTTTGAAGATTGCAGTGCTTCATTGCAGTCTTATGCCACTATTATGCAATGGGCATCAGTAAGTGCGAGATATACCACAGTGGCTAAAAAAGAGTTTGCCTCAAGGACTGTTGCAGATGCCTTTATTTTAGCGCATGCCTTAGAAAATGATTATGGAATCATTACGGCAGAAAAGCCAAGTAATGCAAAAAATAAAATTAAAATGCCAGATGTTGCACTTGAATTTAATATTCCCACATTGACATTATTCGATTTTTTGAGGAAATATGCTAAGAATAATTTTACACTTTGA
- a CDS encoding quaternary amine ABC transporter ATP-binding protein has product MAVISVKNLSLIYGTNKKQAAALLNQGASKEEIHDKTKAVIAVNRANFEIQQGEIFVVIGLSGSGKSSLLRCLNMLNVPTEGSVNILGTDITKISKKELIEVRRDKIGMVFQHFALLPHKTIIDNVAFGLEIKKMPVEARRQKAAEVLEMVGLKGYEESYPHQLSGGMQQRVGIARALANDSEILLMDESFSALDPIIRSQMQDELIEIQEKLKKTIVFITHDLDEALKLGDTIAIMKDGVIVQQDSAENILLNPADDYVRSFVNDVDSTKVITASSLMKAFTERIHIEKDGPATAVRRMERHNHDFLPVVTRSNVFLGYLRLNMARRLVREKIELIDPSHLIEIPTINQDTPVLESLPFFAGHTYPLAVVDGQNRPLGYLRYTKVVEMMAVDEQSDPQTTTAMEAQ; this is encoded by the coding sequence ATGGCTGTAATTAGTGTCAAAAATCTGTCTCTCATCTATGGGACTAATAAGAAACAAGCGGCTGCATTGCTCAATCAGGGTGCCTCTAAAGAGGAGATCCATGATAAAACAAAAGCTGTAATTGCTGTTAATCGAGCTAATTTTGAGATCCAACAAGGGGAAATCTTTGTTGTCATCGGTCTCTCTGGTAGCGGAAAATCTTCCCTACTTCGTTGTTTGAATATGTTAAATGTGCCAACTGAAGGTTCGGTTAATATTCTCGGCACAGATATTACTAAAATCTCTAAAAAAGAGCTGATTGAAGTACGCCGAGATAAGATCGGAATGGTCTTTCAACATTTTGCGCTCTTACCGCATAAAACCATTATCGATAATGTGGCTTTTGGACTCGAAATCAAAAAGATGCCCGTTGAAGCTCGCCGACAAAAAGCGGCTGAAGTTTTAGAGATGGTCGGTTTAAAAGGCTATGAAGAATCGTACCCTCATCAATTAAGTGGCGGTATGCAACAAAGGGTTGGGATTGCAAGAGCTTTAGCTAATGACTCTGAAATTCTATTAATGGATGAATCATTCAGTGCGCTCGACCCTATTATCCGCTCACAGATGCAAGATGAGCTCATTGAGATTCAAGAGAAGCTCAAAAAGACCATCGTCTTTATTACCCATGATCTTGATGAAGCGCTTAAACTCGGCGATACCATTGCGATTATGAAAGATGGTGTGATCGTGCAGCAAGATAGCGCCGAGAATATCCTCTTAAATCCAGCTGATGATTATGTCCGCTCATTTGTTAATGATGTGGATTCAACCAAAGTGATTACCGCATCGAGCCTCATGAAAGCCTTTACTGAGCGAATTCATATTGAAAAAGATGGGCCTGCTACCGCTGTACGACGGATGGAACGTCATAATCATGATTTCTTGCCTGTCGTGACGCGTAGTAATGTTTTCTTAGGCTATCTACGCCTTAATATGGCGCGGCGCTTAGTTAGAGAAAAGATTGAACTAATCGATCCAAGCCATCTCATTGAGATTCCAACGATTAATCAAGATACACCTGTGCTTGAATCATTACCTTTCTTTGCCGGTCATACTTATCCATTAGCAGTTGTAGATGGGCAAAATCGCCCCTTAGGCTACCTACGTTATACCAAAGTCGTTGAGATGATGGCGGTCGATGAACAGAGCGATCCTCAAACAACAACGGCAATGGAGGCACAATAA
- a CDS encoding phosphoribosyltransferase: MGIDVVNKRIFFAENHQKLLDTSEIEKPWVDEIRYQSEKMIIYSIFKRRRSKRGNSRGDGNPFIYALKQQKGYQMKCSEIVKIKPFFEHNLSVCLNALDFDCIVLSPSYYGITNFLASRILRVKPNISIYKGVFQKVKNADILQQIETNILPKVKDSSDRRFYTSLLHELTKYSDVSFSMKNIRPKYRKGLLVYKFSSCFDTQTLKGKKALLIDDLLSTGTSLWAAKNLLERKNILSVQFLCLFSAL, translated from the coding sequence ATGGGGATAGATGTTGTTAATAAAAGAATTTTTTTCGCAGAAAATCATCAGAAATTATTGGATACATCTGAGATCGAAAAACCTTGGGTGGATGAAATAAGATATCAATCAGAAAAAATGATCATATACAGCATATTTAAAAGGCGTAGATCTAAGCGTGGTAATTCTAGAGGGGATGGTAATCCATTTATCTATGCTCTTAAGCAGCAAAAAGGTTATCAAATGAAGTGTTCAGAAATAGTAAAAATTAAACCATTTTTTGAGCATAATTTATCTGTTTGCCTAAATGCTTTAGATTTTGACTGCATTGTACTATCGCCCTCTTATTATGGTATAACTAATTTTCTTGCAAGTAGAATTCTTCGTGTTAAACCCAATATTTCTATATATAAGGGGGTTTTTCAAAAAGTTAAAAATGCAGATATTCTTCAACAAATAGAAACGAATATTCTACCTAAAGTTAAAGATAGTAGTGACCGGAGATTTTATACAAGTTTATTACACGAATTAACAAAGTATTCCGATGTATCATTTTCAATGAAGAATATTAGACCCAAATATCGAAAAGGACTGCTTGTATATAAATTCTCTTCTTGTTTTGACACTCAAACATTAAAGGGTAAGAAAGCTCTATTAATAGATGATTTGTTATCTACAGGTACATCATTATGGGCAGCAAAGAATTTATTAGAAAGAAAAAATATTCTGTCAGTACAGTTTCTTTGTCTTTTTAGTGCATTGTAA
- a CDS encoding DUF4258 domain-containing protein, which produces MMQLSRHIDQRMNQRGITKEMVELTLEYGEIDNDRWVLNRKGVETMIESLEKQLRTARKLRDKGGIVVVAEDNTLVTTYDYDSRDRY; this is translated from the coding sequence ATGATGCAATTATCACGACATATTGATCAGCGAATGAACCAGCGGGGCATTACGAAAGAGATGGTTGAGCTCACCTTAGAATATGGTGAGATCGATAACGATCGCTGGGTACTCAATCGTAAAGGCGTTGAGACGATGATCGAATCACTTGAGAAACAGCTGCGCACCGCTCGTAAATTGCGAGATAAAGGCGGAATTGTGGTAGTTGCAGAAGATAACACACTGGTCACAACATACGATTATGATAGTAGAGATCGGTATTAA
- a CDS encoding glycine betaine ABC transporter substrate-binding protein yields the protein MNKLFKTIAITAFSIFTLAACSPDTSEKPVKILYPSWAEGVAMTNLAEYVLTDKGIAVETTLIEPGPLYATLAKGDADLYLDAWLPNTHADYWKRFGDKLETIGVVFDDASSGLAVPAYVDINSIEELNANRAMFDGKIYGIGAGAGLHGNTIKAIEQYPLDYTQITSSESSMMAELRRAVVANEPIIITAWKPHYMWDIYDLKLLEDPKNLFPKEEIRILSRQNFKADRPEVAAFFEKFQLNSDQLHELMRLVGEDDRNPQAGAKKFYELHKAEIDGWFK from the coding sequence ATGAATAAATTATTTAAAACAATTGCCATTACCGCATTTTCTATCTTTACGCTCGCGGCGTGTTCACCTGACACGAGTGAGAAGCCTGTCAAAATCCTCTACCCAAGCTGGGCTGAGGGCGTAGCAATGACCAATCTTGCAGAGTATGTCTTAACCGATAAGGGCATTGCAGTAGAAACAACCCTGATCGAACCAGGCCCGCTCTATGCAACATTAGCGAAAGGCGATGCGGATCTCTATCTTGATGCTTGGCTTCCTAATACTCACGCTGATTACTGGAAACGCTTTGGCGATAAATTAGAGACAATTGGCGTGGTCTTCGATGATGCAAGCTCAGGTTTAGCCGTTCCCGCTTATGTCGATATCAACTCTATTGAGGAACTTAATGCGAATCGTGCAATGTTTGATGGCAAAATCTACGGTATCGGCGCAGGCGCAGGTCTGCACGGTAATACCATTAAAGCGATTGAACAATATCCGCTTGATTATACTCAAATCACCTCATCAGAAAGCTCAATGATGGCAGAACTTCGCCGAGCAGTTGTGGCAAATGAACCGATTATTATCACCGCTTGGAAGCCTCACTATATGTGGGATATCTATGATCTTAAACTATTAGAAGATCCTAAAAACCTCTTCCCTAAAGAAGAGATCCGTATTCTTTCACGCCAAAATTTTAAAGCTGATCGTCCTGAAGTTGCAGCCTTTTTCGAGAAGTTCCAACTCAATTCAGATCAGCTCCACGAATTAATGCGCTTAGTGGGCGAAGATGACCGCAACCCACAAGCAGGCGCGAAAAAATTCTATGAGCTCCACAAAGCTGAAATCGATGGTTGGTTTAAATAA
- a CDS encoding restriction endonuclease subunit S → MKRKIQLSTIAEINLGVALRGRMEEDLSGVPMIQPKDISATEGILYQQVVSTDIGNKVDHYLLQDQDILFSLRGNYSATLFDAKAAAPYGERFVASSNFFVIRLHTLDAIPAFVAWQLNQGPCQQYFERQAEGSLVKTLRRGLLEATPITLPDLSYQEKIIALDQIHRQEQHILTELIEKNRQIMYSLAQQLTVKDSL, encoded by the coding sequence ATGAAGAGAAAAATACAATTATCAACTATCGCCGAGATTAATCTTGGCGTTGCGTTGCGTGGGAGAATGGAGGAGGATCTATCGGGTGTGCCGATGATCCAGCCGAAAGATATCTCTGCAACGGAGGGGATTCTTTATCAGCAGGTGGTATCGACCGATATTGGCAACAAGGTAGACCACTATCTGCTCCAAGATCAGGATATCCTCTTCTCCCTACGGGGGAATTACTCAGCCACTCTTTTCGATGCAAAAGCGGCGGCTCCTTATGGGGAACGCTTTGTAGCTTCTTCGAACTTTTTTGTAATTCGCTTACATACACTAGATGCGATTCCGGCATTTGTAGCTTGGCAGCTTAATCAAGGCCCTTGTCAGCAATATTTTGAACGACAAGCAGAAGGCTCACTCGTCAAAACGCTACGCCGAGGATTACTAGAAGCCACGCCAATTACCCTACCCGATCTCTCTTATCAAGAGAAGATCATTGCCCTTGATCAGATTCATCGTCAAGAACAGCACATTCTCACAGAACTGATCGAGAAAAACCGACAAATCATGTATAGTCTTGCTCAACAACTGACCGTAAAGGATTCATTATAA
- a CDS encoding ABC transporter permease has protein sequence MNNNLEIGKYVEQFVDWLSTVGRPFFAQVTLIIGNSVKALQLFLNAIPPFVMIILITLIAFIAMTGIRNFKSNIKNYKRSFGLPIFVIIGLLLIYAMGFWDQLIDTLVLVLVSTIIILIIGIPLGIICAKSPKTDAVVRPILDFMQTMPAFVYLIPAILFFSVGDVPGVLATVIFSLPPAVRMTTLGIQKVPEDIIEASLAFGCTNSQMLYKVQIPLAMPTILAGVNQTIMLALSMVVICSMVGAGGLGESVYASIQQADMALGFEAGLSIVILTIILDRITQAIGNTDKASQ, from the coding sequence ATGAATAACAACTTAGAAATCGGAAAATATGTCGAACAATTTGTCGATTGGCTCTCAACAGTCGGTCGCCCATTCTTTGCGCAAGTGACGCTGATTATCGGCAATTCAGTCAAAGCGCTCCAATTATTTCTCAATGCCATTCCTCCTTTTGTAATGATCATCCTCATTACCCTCATTGCCTTTATCGCGATGACCGGCATTCGTAACTTCAAAAGTAATATCAAAAATTATAAAAGAAGCTTTGGACTTCCCATTTTTGTCATTATTGGACTACTCTTAATCTATGCAATGGGATTTTGGGATCAGCTCATTGATACCCTTGTCTTAGTATTAGTCTCGACCATTATTATTCTCATTATCGGTATTCCCCTTGGAATTATCTGCGCCAAAAGCCCGAAAACAGATGCGGTTGTGCGCCCTATTCTTGACTTTATGCAGACAATGCCAGCATTCGTCTACTTAATTCCGGCGATTCTCTTCTTCTCCGTGGGGGATGTTCCTGGCGTATTAGCTACCGTGATCTTCTCATTGCCACCCGCGGTTCGTATGACAACCCTCGGAATTCAGAAAGTCCCGGAAGATATTATCGAAGCCTCTTTGGCCTTTGGTTGTACTAATTCACAGATGCTCTACAAAGTGCAGATTCCACTAGCAATGCCCACGATTCTTGCCGGCGTGAATCAGACCATTATGTTAGCGCTCTCAATGGTGGTGATCTGTTCAATGGTCGGTGCCGGCGGTTTAGGGGAAAGTGTCTATGCAAGTATCCAACAGGCAGATATGGCACTTGGTTTTGAAGCAGGCCTTTCGATCGTCATTTTAACGATTATCCTTGACCGTATTACCCAAGCGATTGGTAACACTGATAAAGCATCACAGTAA
- a CDS encoding acyl-CoA thioesterase: protein MIDTKKPTRELSMTVLMTPDMVNFSGNIHGGNILKLLDQVAYACASQYAGTYVVTLSVDKVVFKQPIYVQELVTFHANVNYVGRTSMEIGVRVEAKNIKTREVRHTNSCYFTMVAINDNGKPTPVPKLEIRNRTDQRRFDNAVLRLNSRLAFDKAQIKEDDEE, encoded by the coding sequence ATGATTGATACCAAAAAACCCACTCGTGAATTAAGTATGACTGTACTGATGACCCCTGATATGGTCAACTTTTCAGGAAATATCCACGGGGGAAATATCCTCAAATTGCTCGATCAAGTGGCTTATGCTTGCGCAAGTCAATATGCAGGAACTTATGTTGTAACGCTCTCAGTGGATAAAGTGGTTTTTAAGCAACCGATTTATGTACAAGAACTTGTGACCTTCCACGCGAATGTAAACTATGTCGGCCGTACCTCTATGGAAATCGGTGTACGCGTAGAAGCGAAAAACATTAAGACTCGTGAAGTCCGTCATACCAATAGCTGTTACTTCACAATGGTCGCAATCAATGACAACGGTAAACCCACGCCGGTGCCAAAACTCGAAATTCGTAATCGAACCGATCAACGTCGTTTCGACAATGCAGTGCTTCGCCTCAACTCGCGCCTAGCTTTTGATAAAGCGCAGATCAAAGAAGACGATGAGGAATAA
- a CDS encoding restriction endonuclease subunit S: MKLKEVAEVSSAGVIKYEEIQVAPLTQEAILLSGSNLLELGYLSLIKDGENANLRKVYVEPAIFEAKRLEAGDVIFMSRGASFRATIVQAHDAELNLIPSPNFTVIKANNMKILPEVVVSFLNSPVGQAKLEGLAVGTAIRNVPVGKLRSLELTLPSLEEQKQLQRLFYKNIEVLEAMSALYRQQNATFQSVVNNMMGEKVDES, translated from the coding sequence ATGAAACTAAAAGAGGTTGCAGAGGTATCATCCGCAGGGGTGATTAAGTATGAGGAGATTCAGGTAGCGCCTTTGACGCAGGAGGCGATTTTGCTAAGTGGATCGAATTTGCTTGAGCTTGGGTATCTCTCATTGATTAAAGATGGGGAGAATGCCAATTTGCGTAAGGTGTATGTGGAGCCGGCGATTTTTGAGGCGAAGCGTTTAGAGGCGGGTGATGTGATCTTTATGTCCCGAGGTGCAAGCTTTCGGGCGACGATTGTACAGGCGCACGATGCGGAATTGAATTTGATTCCGTCCCCTAATTTTACTGTGATTAAGGCGAATAATATGAAGATTTTACCGGAAGTGGTGGTATCGTTCCTCAATAGCCCTGTGGGACAAGCGAAGTTAGAAGGGCTTGCGGTGGGGACGGCGATTCGGAATGTACCGGTAGGGAAATTGCGCTCTTTAGAGTTGACGCTTCCAAGCCTTGAGGAGCAGAAGCAGTTACAGCGCCTGTTCTATAAAAATATTGAAGTGCTTGAGGCGATGTCGGCGCTTTATCGTCAGCAAAATGCTACTTTTCAATCGGTGGTGAATAATATGATGGGGGAGAAGGTCGATGAGTCGTAA